Genomic DNA from Eleutherodactylus coqui strain aEleCoq1 chromosome 8, aEleCoq1.hap1, whole genome shotgun sequence:
tgcctttttttaaatcggagtgcccagaactggacccagtattcaagatgaggtctgactaaggaagagtagaggggataatgacctcacgtgatctagactctatgcttctcttaatacatcccacaatTGCATTTGACTTTTTGGCTGCTCCATCACATGGTTGacgcatgttcagtctatgatctattagtatagctgATTCTTTTTCTTGGATAAGTGTACATTTCAGTCACTCTGGTTGATGCCTGTTAGACAGCCATTCCTCAGCCTCAGACGGAGAGGAGAAGAAACGTGTGCGGTCACCATCCATATGCCATGGAGTATGGCAGCTGGAGATCTCAGAGTTGCCTTTTAATCCCAAAGAAGTGCGCTCTCTGCTTTTGCAGATCTGCCGAGAAGTCCGGGAAGATGGATTTTGCAGCATTGTTGCATCTAAGAGGGCCTCCTgttctggcagcttgtaggatcACCTCTCTATCCCAGAAGTTGAGCAGCTTTGCCAACAGGGGTCCAGGAGGAGCGTCACATCCATTCGGATCTCGTGGATTTTACCCGTAAGGGCAGCAGTAGCTGTCTGCATCGCTGATAAGAGCCGATCGGACAGTCATTGCAAAGTCTGAACCAACCCAGCAAGCGAACTCAAACAGGCGGTTGGTGCAGAGGCCACGTCTCCTGATGCAGATGATGTTGTAGGCTCCGTGTCGGGGGGTTCCCCCCTCGCAAACATCTTTAGTGTATCAATGGGAGAGTTCTGTCTAGTGGGTCCCATAGCAGAACCACTTCTGCGTCTCCTGCCTTTGTAGGGGATTGTGCAAATTGCTTAAAGCTCCTTAAGTAGACCTGTAAAGGCGCCTAAGACATAAGGAGTATACAGCAGTGTctggcagcagtcacacagggaAGTCGTTCACTTTGCACTTCATTGATGACTGTAAAGGGGGATTCCGGGTCTTGAgaatctgcagagtgttgcacagcATGGAGTAATCCTGGTGCTTCTTGGGGTGGCAGTAGAAGTGCCACTGTATGCCCTGTGCCGGGGACTGTCACAGGTTATGGGGCCTCCTTGTTATACACGGTGCCCTGATGTTCCTGCCGCCCACAGCTGTCTGTTGTGGCTCCTGAGTGTCTCTCTGCTCCGGCAGGGGAGggctgatgcagcagagctctagTACTCCCCTTCACCGAAGCCTCCCTGCGCGCTCTCCCCTCGCCCCCACGTGTTTGTGGCAGCAGCTGCACTCCTCGCTTTACAGGAGGGATTCACGCTCCAGCGGCTCTCTGCTGCATGGCCCTTGTCTCCTTCACCCCTCCTCCGTCTTCTCTCCCACTGCTTCAGGAGCTGACAGGCCAATCGGCTGCACAAGATGGCAAGGGCTCTtgtattcagccaatcagcagggagaggGGATGAGCCTTTACTCTAGACAACTAAAAGAAACGCCCCTCAATGACGGCCCTGATCAGTAGTTCCCTCTCTGGTCCGCTCCCTGTCTATATAGAGTAGGGCTCTGCGCTGAGCAGCTATCGCTTTCTGCTCGTAACGTAGAAGATGTCTGGTCGCGGTAAAGGAGGGAAAGGCCTTGGGAAGGGCGGCGCCAAGCGGCACAGGAAGGTGCTCCGCGATAATATCCAGGGcatcaccaagcctgccatccgccgtctagctcgcaggggtggcgtcaagcgtatctccggcctcatctatgaagagactcgcggcgtcctgaaagtcttcctggagaacGTGATCCGCGACGCCGTCACCTACACCGAGCACGCCAAGAGGAAGACCGTCACCGCTATGGACGTGGTGTACGCGCTCAAGCGCCAGGGCCGCACTCTCTACGGCTTCGGAGGTTAATAATGTTGCTCTTTCTCCATACcacaaaggctcttctcagagccgcccacctcttccaaggaaaggctgtaatCCAACTCCTTGTGGGGTCGTCAGCAGCGGTGATAGTCTAGGCACTCTGACATGATACAGCCGGGGTGTAGCAGCCTCCCCGTCAGGGTGCGCTTCAGGCTGCGGTCACGGCACGCTTTTAAACCCCTTAACCTATTTAGGGCAGGCAGGTTATGTTTATAATACGCGAGGAGCTGGGCCTGAATTAATGAGTGCGGTGAAGGGTTAACAGACCTGCCGTTGGAGGTCGGGTGGTTTTAGTGCCGCCTATGGGCGGGGCTATAGTCAGATTCTTCCCGCTCATTGGCTGATCACCGGAGATTTTGAACTTCCCGCTCAGTTGATCGCGTCTCCCGCTCTTCCTGTCCTCCACCCATCCATGTAACACGTGTAATCAGTGACCAGGCCGTCTGATATAGAGGCGCTCGGGGCTGGAGGTAAAGAACACTCAGCTACAGCCCCCTAATCCCAGCCCTACGACGAGCGGTGGAATCCTCTACCTGCTCCACCCGTAACGCAAGAGGACGTCTAATCCCTGTAGGTTTACTATAATCCAAAACCAGCCTGTGCCGTGCagggctctgggaaagctgggtgatatagCTCCACCTTCATAAAAAGGGCATGGCTGTGGAGTGACATGATGAGCGCACTTCTAAGGGGGCGACCGTGTAGAGCTCTGAGAGGGCTGGATGATGCGGCTGCAACACTTTGTAAGCATACGGCCCACGCAGGaccctgagaaagctgggtgttcTATCCGAAACACAACACGAGCGTTCCGATTCTTGTATATACGTGACCAAACAGAGAATCCTGTTAACCCGTTATCGCAAGGACTGGTGAGCGAGTCCTACAGCCGCCCGTCCTCTGGACATGAGGTCACCTAGAGCAGGACGATTGTCCGCTTCTGCCGGTGACAGGGATGGCCACATTGGCATCCGCCCCAATCTCTGCCTCCTTGTGGAAAGTCCTGTACATTTATACAGTTTCCCGGTGCAGCCGGCGTACCGGCCACCGAGTATCACAGCATAGAAGCGGCGCAGCTCTGTTGTAAGGAGCATGTgggtggctcttagaagagcctttggtTCTATGGAGGGATCGGCGCGATCACTTGCTCTTGCTCGTCTTGCTGCTCTCGGTCTTCTTGGGCAGCAGCACGGCCTGGATGTTGGGCAGGACGCCTCCCTGGGCGATGGTCACCCCACCGAGCAGCCTGTTCAGCTCCTCGTCGTTTCgcacagccagctggaggtgacgggGGATGATGCGCGTCTTCTTGTTGTCCCGGGCGGCATTGCCAGCCAATTCCAGGATCTCAGCGGTCAGATACTCTAGCACTGCTGCCAGATAGACCGGAGCGCCGGCGCCCACCCTCTCAGCGTAGTTGCCCTTGCGGAGAAGCCTATGTACACGGCCGACAGGGAACTGCAGTCCTGCCCGGGATGAGCGAGTCTTGGCCTTAGCACGGACTTTGCCTCCTTGTTTGCCGCGTCCAGACATCTTCTAGCACAGGAAAGCAGAATTAGAATAAAACACCTTGAAAGTTGTGATAACGAGGAGGCGCAGTTCTGTTGATTTTTATAACCTGCTGCTCCGCTCTCCTCTCCTCCAATTGGGTAGATTTCAATCCCCCCAATAGAGGCCAGACTTGAGGAAGAACCAATGAGCGGCACTGGGCGTGGCTAATGACGCTCACAGGGGTCACATGTTTTGCTGCTCCAGTAGAACAGCAAGCAGACGGCGGTACTCATTTGCATGGCCTCGCTATAAATACCGCAGCGCTGGGAGGTGCAGGaacactgttctctctagtgagGAAAGTATCTCTACGTTATCATGCCTGATCCCGCCAAGTCTGCTCCAGCGCCCAAGAAGGGCTCCAAGAAAGCCGTGACCAAGACTCAGAAGAAGGACGGCAAGAAGCGTAGGAAGACCAGGAAGGAGAGCTATGCCATCTACGTGTACAAGGTGCTGAAGCAGGTCCACCCCGACACCGGCATTTCCTCCAAGGCCATGGGCATCATGAACTCCTTCGTCAACGACATCTTCGAGCGCATCGCAGGGGAAGCCTCCCGCCTGGCTCACTACAACAAGCGCTCCACCATCACCTCCCGGGAGATCCAGACCGCCGTGCGCCTGCTGCTGCCCGGAGAGCTGGCCAAGCACGCCGTGTCCGAGGGCACCAAGGCCGTCACCAAGTACACCAGCGCCAAGTAATCTGTCTAGTGGTCCGCCGTGCATCATCAccccaaaggctcttctaagagccacccACCCCGTCTACAGCAGAGCTGTCACCTCCTAGTCGGTGTGTAGGTTATTGTAATATGTTGCTGTAGAGTGAATGATAACCAGATTGTGTGCTAGTTCTCTCTGGTGTCTCTTCTGCATCGTGCAGTATAAATGGCACGATCGCAGCATTGTTATGGACGATGCCCTGACGGACTGCTCAGAACCCGTGGTTTATATTAGCAGTAATGCAGCTGGGATGAATTAGAAGAAAGCTGCGGATGGTAAAGAGCAACTAGGAGGATCACCGACGGGGAGAAACCCTGACAAGGTGCAGTTCCAGCACACTTTAGGGAATATTTAGAAACCCAGTTCTGGATATTAACCGAGTGTGATCGGTCGAGTGTACAGTGCCGGTCGCATGCTTCTCCCGATATGTACCCGTCCCGGCAGCTCGCTGATAACCCCAACTGTTCTCTCAGAAATGGTTAATACGTGACAGCCGGGCCGGGGAGTTGATAGTGAGCGGACCTGGGAATAGGCAGATCTCTAAACCATCCGGGTGACCCGCAGACGCCTCCATACTGGTGGGCACTGTGCGGCGCTCTACCTAGATTTAGTGGCACCGGACAATAAAGCCATCAGATAATCGGCGACTGTTGCTGCTCGCGGTACTCTGAGCACAGTGTATCCCCTGCTGATCAGATACCGGCAGCCCTGATCGCCGCTCTATCAGATGCCCCGTCAGTGATTACACGGGTTACATGGAGTGTGTGTGACCGAAGCAGTGGGGTGCACAAAGGGTCGGAGGCAGACGACAAAGTTGTCCAAGGATGacatgctgggggctgtagtgcaTTGTAGTGGGTACAAGGGGGTAGCGGAGGCAACCCGGGATGCCTGACAATGAGAGGCCTGAAGCGCcaggaaaggggaggaggagcatgacGAGAAGAGCCTCACACTCCCCAGCTCCGCATGTAGAGGTGTCCAGGCGCCTCTTGACTCCTTTTACTCCAGCGGCCACAAAGGGAACGATAGCGGTGCAGGGACCAGAGTAGCAGCAGCAGTGGGAATGGGAGCAAAGATAGCCTGGCGGGGACCAGAGTGACAGCGGCCATCCCCTCACATAGAGGCGCAGACTGTATCTCTCAGAGATCTGCAGGGCCACCCTCTTGCCTAGGTTAATTTAGTGCTGCGGCTATATCATTCAGCTCTCCCAGAGTCCTGcaacacgatgtcagtgcagtactCTGGGAGAGCTGGGTGCTATGACCGCAACTCTATATAAAATAATGGCTCCGCGGGTCCTTGGGAGATCTTGGTGCAATTGCAGCACTTCTATATGAGAGGACGGCCGTGCAGGACGCCTCCAATATGGTAGCACTACACGGATTAGCGGGCAGGCCGTATGCTTTAGTGCAAGGAGGACATACAATCAGTGCGCCGCAGCCTGCTTCCTCCTCTCTATCGGTAGGAGGGAAAAGGGACTAGAGCCTGAAGTACGCGCGGGCCAGGAAGCGCTTCCTTCACCTGGGACATTCCAATTATCAGACTGGCAATCAGACTGAATCAGCGGCAACCCCCCACAAGGAGTTGGattacagcctttccttggaagaggtgggcggctctgagaagagcctttgtgttATGGTGAAAGAGCAGCATTATTAACCTCCGAAGCCGTAGAGAGTGCGGCCCTGGCGCTTGAGCGCGTACACCACGTCCATAGCGGTGACGGTCTTCCTCTTGGCGTGCTCGGTGTAGGTGACGGCGTCGCGGATCACAttctccaggaagactttcaggacgccgcgagtctcttcatagatgaggccggagatacgcttgacgcctcccctgcgagctagacggcggatggcaggcttggtgatgccctgg
This window encodes:
- the LOC136578090 gene encoding histone H4 — encoded protein: MSGRGKGGKGLGKGGAKRHRKVLRDNIQGITKPAIRRLARRGGVKRISGLIYEETRGVLKVFLENVIRDAVTYTEHAKRKTVTAMDVVYALKRQGRTLYGFGG
- the LOC136578091 gene encoding histone H2A type 1-like, giving the protein MSGRGKQGGKVRAKAKTRSSRAGLQFPVGRVHRLLRKGNYAERVGAGAPVYLAAVLEYLTAEILELAGNAARDNKKTRIIPRHLQLAVRNDEELNRLLGGVTIAQGGVLPNIQAVLLPKKTESSKTSKSK
- the LOC136577748 gene encoding histone H2B 1.1 — translated: MPDPAKSAPAPKKGSKKAVTKTQKKDGKKRRKTRKESYAIYVYKVLKQVHPDTGISSKAMGIMNSFVNDIFERIAGEASRLAHYNKRSTITSREIQTAVRLLLPGELAKHAVSEGTKAVTKYTSAK
- the LOC136578092 gene encoding histone H4 yields the protein MSGRGKGGKGLGKGGAKRHRKVLRDNIQGITKPAIRRLARRGGVKRISGLIYEETRGVLKVFLENVIRDAVTYTEHAKRKTVTAMDVVYALKRQGRTLYGFGG